From a region of the Bradyrhizobium sp. KBS0727 genome:
- a CDS encoding tripartite tricarboxylate transporter substrate binding protein has translation MKLSLGAVAAAILLGLVGSPANAADDYPSRQIKIIVPFPAGAGPDQVARLLGQQLQDALGQTVVIENRSGALGSIGAQEVARAQPDGYTLLMGTNTTQASNVAMLKNLPYDPAKDFTPVIRTVTTAMVLLVNPNFPAKDLPQFMAYAKTHPNMTAGYGSGASQISNAQLQSRGGISIVSAAYRGVPLAVTDVIAGVIDLAFADFSVAIPQMQGGMLRGIGVTSPMRNELTPDLPPLADVMPGFEATIWYGLLAPANTPAPIVNKLYAASEKILSAPATRERLASLGMIVSTMPPAEFGAFVNSEITRWTEAAKAAGIEAK, from the coding sequence ATGAAACTGTCTTTGGGTGCCGTTGCCGCCGCCATCTTGCTTGGCCTTGTAGGCTCGCCGGCCAACGCCGCCGACGATTATCCGTCGCGCCAGATCAAGATCATTGTGCCGTTCCCGGCCGGCGCCGGCCCCGACCAGGTCGCCCGGCTGCTCGGCCAGCAGTTGCAGGATGCACTCGGACAGACTGTCGTGATCGAGAACCGCAGCGGCGCACTCGGCAGCATCGGCGCTCAGGAAGTCGCGCGCGCCCAGCCCGACGGCTACACGCTGCTGATGGGAACCAACACCACCCAGGCCAGCAATGTCGCGATGCTGAAGAACCTGCCCTACGATCCGGCCAAGGATTTTACGCCCGTCATCCGTACCGTGACCACGGCGATGGTGCTGCTGGTGAATCCCAATTTCCCGGCCAAGGACCTGCCGCAGTTCATGGCCTACGCCAAAACCCATCCGAACATGACGGCGGGCTACGGCTCCGGCGCGTCGCAGATATCGAACGCGCAACTGCAGAGCCGCGGCGGGATATCGATCGTCTCGGCGGCCTATCGCGGCGTGCCGCTCGCCGTCACCGACGTGATCGCCGGCGTGATCGATCTCGCCTTTGCCGATTTCTCGGTGGCGATCCCGCAGATGCAGGGCGGCATGCTGCGCGGCATCGGGGTAACCTCACCGATGCGAAACGAACTGACGCCGGACCTGCCGCCGCTCGCCGATGTCATGCCGGGCTTCGAGGCCACCATCTGGTACGGGCTGCTGGCGCCCGCGAATACGCCGGCGCCAATCGTCAACAAGCTCTATGCCGCGAGCGAGAAAATCCTGTCGGCGCCGGCGACCCGCGAGAGGCTCGCAAGCCTCGGCATGATCGTGTCGACGATGCCGCCCGCCGAGTTCGGCGCCTTCGTCAACAGCGAAATCACGCGGTGGACCGAGGCTGCCAAGGCCGCCGGCATCGAAGCGAAATAG
- a CDS encoding NAD(P)-dependent oxidoreductase, with product MSGDTPVGIIGLGLMGTALAERLTGAGIAVIGFDIDANRRDVFRDDSRKIAASGSDLAGQSQSIVIAVYDGAQVEALLGEFELSPARPALICTTTCAPDEIERIAARAANAGFTFVEAPISGTSAEVKDGAATALVAGDADAIEALDALLAVLCPHRIRIGNIGDASRTKLAINLILQNNRAALAEGIVFAERLGLDGQAFLAAARQSAAYSRVMDTKGEKMVSRDFRPQSHIAQTLKDAELILHEARRRGLRLAVTEARADLLRAAIALDGAERDSSAIIEAIRQRPSSEVVR from the coding sequence ATGTCTGGGGACACGCCGGTCGGAATCATTGGGCTCGGCCTGATGGGAACTGCGCTGGCGGAGCGCCTCACCGGCGCTGGCATTGCAGTGATTGGCTTCGATATCGACGCGAATAGGCGCGACGTGTTCAGAGACGACAGCCGAAAGATTGCAGCCTCGGGCAGCGATCTCGCCGGCCAATCGCAATCGATCGTCATCGCGGTCTATGACGGCGCCCAGGTCGAGGCATTGCTCGGCGAGTTCGAGCTCAGCCCTGCCCGCCCGGCCTTGATCTGCACGACGACGTGTGCACCCGACGAGATCGAGCGGATCGCCGCACGCGCGGCCAACGCGGGCTTCACCTTTGTCGAAGCGCCGATATCGGGCACCAGCGCCGAGGTCAAAGATGGTGCCGCGACCGCGCTGGTCGCCGGCGACGCTGACGCGATCGAGGCGCTCGACGCGCTGTTGGCCGTGCTCTGTCCGCATCGGATTCGCATCGGCAACATCGGCGACGCCAGCCGGACCAAGCTTGCGATCAATCTGATCCTGCAGAATAACCGGGCGGCACTGGCCGAAGGCATTGTGTTTGCGGAGCGGCTGGGGCTGGATGGGCAGGCTTTCCTGGCCGCCGCGCGGCAATCCGCGGCCTATTCGCGCGTGATGGATACCAAGGGTGAGAAAATGGTGAGCCGGGATTTTCGGCCGCAATCACATATCGCGCAAACCTTGAAGGACGCCGAGTTGATCCTGCACGAAGCCCGACGACGGGGCCTGCGCCTCGCCGTCACCGAGGCCCGGGCCGACCTGCTGCGCGCGGCCATCGCGCTCGACGGAGCGGAGCGCGACAGTTCCGCGATCATCGAAGCAATCCGGCAGCGGCCTTCATCAGAGGTTGTCCGATGA
- a CDS encoding Gfo/Idh/MocA family protein, translating to MIPAAIVGLGRWGRNIVEAAGGHDRLKIVRAVEPDADGAREFCNRYHLDLSPTLDDVLADPAIKAVLLATPHSLHPAQVIACAAAGKQVFCEKPLALHRADAARMFDTCRAAGVLLAVGHNRRFWPSLRALRDIVAGGELGTLLHIEGHNSNENSQNIAAGWRLSEAESPGGGLTGAGLHVLDAFISMLGPVRQISAQLHAREPGPPPLDTAMLMMDFVSGVTGTLSTIRATPFYWRVHVFGTQGSAEVLDEMTLIRRVSGSKPMRHIFPAINVLRAELDAFADAVEGRRTFPVPEADVLATLAAFEAALASMKSGQPVRCDGQ from the coding sequence ATGATACCAGCCGCCATCGTCGGCCTCGGCCGCTGGGGCCGCAATATCGTGGAAGCCGCAGGCGGCCACGACAGGCTGAAGATCGTCCGCGCCGTCGAGCCCGATGCCGATGGCGCGCGGGAGTTCTGCAACCGGTATCACCTCGATCTTTCTCCTACTCTCGATGACGTTTTGGCCGATCCCGCGATCAAGGCGGTGTTGCTGGCAACGCCGCACTCGCTGCATCCGGCGCAGGTGATCGCCTGCGCCGCTGCGGGCAAGCAGGTGTTCTGCGAAAAGCCGCTCGCGTTGCATCGCGCCGACGCCGCGCGGATGTTCGACACCTGCCGCGCGGCCGGCGTCCTGCTTGCGGTCGGACACAACCGGCGCTTCTGGCCCTCGTTGCGGGCGTTGCGCGATATCGTCGCCGGTGGCGAGTTGGGCACCCTGCTCCATATCGAAGGCCACAACAGCAACGAGAACTCGCAAAACATCGCCGCGGGCTGGCGATTGTCGGAAGCTGAATCGCCGGGTGGCGGGCTGACCGGCGCCGGCCTTCATGTACTGGACGCGTTCATCAGTATGCTTGGACCGGTGCGGCAGATCTCGGCGCAACTGCATGCCCGCGAGCCGGGTCCGCCACCGCTGGACACCGCCATGCTGATGATGGATTTTGTCAGCGGCGTCACCGGGACGCTCTCGACCATCAGGGCCACGCCGTTCTACTGGCGCGTGCATGTGTTCGGAACCCAGGGGTCTGCGGAGGTGCTGGACGAAATGACCTTGATCAGGCGGGTGTCCGGCAGCAAGCCGATGCGACACATCTTTCCGGCCATCAACGTGCTGCGCGCCGAGCTCGACGCATTTGCCGATGCCGTCGAAGGCAGGCGGACGTTTCCGGTACCGGAGGCGGACGTGCTGGCGACGCTCGCGGCATTCGAGGCCGCCCTGGCCTCGATGAAATCGGGCCAACCGGTGCGGTGCGATGGCCAATAA
- a CDS encoding GntR family transcriptional regulator, with amino-acid sequence MANKEEARKTTRYRDIAAELQKAVRLGKYPVGDLLPTETELMARYAASRQTVREALRIITEQGLIVRRAGLGSVVIAAEPPVLFTHSVKSLTEWLRYSNETYRQVVRSSEIVADRKLAAMLKCEPGKHWFLIEAVRRSDEFAAPLGWTEIYVLRKFAGVVDRKDHGRTPVHEQIAKMYGETIEYAQLEVFVRGMPARLAKPLKVKPGSPALTMVRRYYGRREELFEVTVTTHPEGRYTYTMDMQRSLRPRV; translated from the coding sequence ATGGCCAATAAGGAGGAAGCCCGCAAAACCACGCGCTACCGCGACATCGCGGCCGAACTGCAGAAAGCTGTCAGGCTCGGCAAATATCCGGTCGGAGACCTGCTGCCGACCGAGACCGAATTGATGGCGCGCTATGCGGCGAGCCGCCAGACCGTGCGCGAGGCGCTGCGCATCATCACCGAACAAGGTCTGATCGTGCGCCGCGCCGGGCTCGGCTCCGTCGTCATCGCCGCCGAACCGCCGGTGCTGTTCACCCACAGCGTCAAGTCGCTGACCGAATGGCTGCGATATTCCAACGAGACCTATCGTCAGGTAGTGCGCTCGAGCGAGATCGTCGCCGACCGCAAGCTCGCGGCGATGCTGAAATGCGAACCCGGCAAGCACTGGTTCCTGATCGAGGCGGTCCGCCGTTCCGACGAATTTGCGGCGCCGCTGGGCTGGACCGAAATCTACGTGCTGCGGAAATTTGCCGGCGTCGTCGACCGCAAGGACCACGGCCGGACACCGGTGCATGAGCAGATCGCGAAGATGTACGGCGAGACCATCGAATACGCCCAGCTCGAAGTGTTCGTGCGCGGCATGCCGGCCCGGCTAGCCAAGCCGCTCAAGGTCAAGCCGGGATCGCCGGCGCTGACCATGGTGCGCCGCTATTACGGCCGGCGCGAGGAACTGTTCGAGGTCACGGTCACCACCCATCCCGAAGGCCGCTACACCTATACGATGGACATGCAACGGTCGCTGCGGCCGCGGGTGTAG